A region from the Actinoplanes sp. OR16 genome encodes:
- a CDS encoding thioesterase family protein: protein MYQVRIAVRGYELDLQGHVNQAVYLQYGEHARWQCFMAAGVTPDVLLGAGFGPVVLETTIRYLRELRAGDEFNVSCAFTWGSGKTFQVAQDYVRVDGTPVAAVTGVAGLLNRQTRRLLPDPATRLREVAKDATLLGL, encoded by the coding sequence ATGTATCAGGTGCGGATCGCAGTACGCGGATACGAACTCGACCTTCAAGGCCACGTGAACCAGGCCGTCTACCTGCAATACGGGGAACACGCCCGCTGGCAGTGCTTCATGGCCGCCGGCGTCACCCCGGACGTCCTCCTCGGCGCCGGCTTCGGCCCGGTGGTCCTGGAGACGACGATCCGCTACCTGAGAGAACTACGAGCCGGCGACGAGTTCAACGTCTCCTGCGCCTTCACGTGGGGCTCGGGCAAGACATTCCAGGTGGCCCAGGACTACGTACGCGTCGACGGCACCCCGGTGGCCGCCGTCACCGGAGTGGCCGGCCTCCTCAACCGCCAGACCCGCCGCCTACTGCCCGACCCCGCCACCCGCCTCCGCGAAGTGGCAAAGGACGCAACGCTGCTAGGCCTCTGA
- a CDS encoding methyl-accepting chemotaxis protein, with translation MKSVPVLLRPVVAVTDRVRTGTRLGVVVLALLVPGALATGMYTWVTSADISFSTRERDGADALRPVLAALAETASARTTDLEAIREAAAAHPDLDLAEAASAVPEAGDGSTGNRLATASGLASMASVIGNNSNLMLDPDLDSFYVMDAQVVQVPQALLAALQASAPGLTTASQAVLAGRLAGYAAALENDVATAVANTDDQELRQRLTPVNALATEISALATVLTGSLDDPGPADPSEAAAAAVAAVGPLHESLAALLDDRIAAYRTERGVILAISIGGFLLALWCAAAVLWRMSNDVRQNVAAVSAIAAADLEPRPVPTGKDEMGDIGRALEVARCRLAEQEAALAGAAQAREQQLKAGFLHQRQAEAQFRRRTQEVIDESTGVIADELRQVQDKVGEVTGASDLIDERISDADDATRAIVRQAQDAEHVIASLEESLRRVAETAALVTGIAGQTRLLALNATIEAARAGDLGYGFTVVADEVKQLANHTAESTDQITRTIDDLKSDTTAMARTITTMIEGIAGVGDAATSLRSVAADQGRLMDRLAEQMAATLGRIEDMAGLAGSLERREHDRIAAAGRVVLTRPGIAPVEAVLVNVSAGGLRCQVPDSRQFDEGHDLKVQLDSGGEHLELVARVVNRDGPEIGLQFMITDEGLAERLVSFADRLMSTD, from the coding sequence GTGAAGAGCGTCCCCGTCCTGCTCCGCCCGGTGGTCGCGGTCACCGATCGCGTCCGCACCGGCACCCGGCTCGGCGTGGTGGTGCTCGCGCTCCTCGTGCCGGGTGCGCTCGCGACCGGCATGTACACGTGGGTGACCAGTGCTGACATCAGCTTCAGCACGCGGGAACGGGACGGTGCCGACGCGCTCCGCCCGGTGCTGGCGGCGCTGGCCGAGACGGCTTCCGCCCGTACGACGGATCTGGAAGCGATCCGGGAGGCCGCCGCCGCCCATCCGGACCTGGACCTCGCTGAGGCCGCGTCCGCCGTGCCGGAGGCCGGCGACGGAAGCACGGGGAACCGCCTGGCCACGGCATCCGGACTGGCGTCCATGGCGTCGGTGATCGGGAACAACTCGAACCTGATGCTGGATCCGGATCTGGACTCGTTCTACGTGATGGACGCCCAGGTGGTGCAGGTGCCGCAGGCACTGCTCGCCGCGTTGCAGGCGTCCGCGCCGGGCCTCACCACGGCGTCGCAGGCGGTGCTGGCCGGGCGGCTCGCCGGCTACGCCGCGGCGCTGGAGAACGACGTCGCCACCGCCGTCGCCAACACCGACGACCAGGAGCTCCGGCAGAGGCTCACGCCGGTGAACGCGCTGGCCACCGAGATCAGCGCGCTGGCCACAGTGCTCACCGGCTCGCTCGACGATCCGGGGCCGGCCGACCCGTCCGAGGCCGCCGCGGCGGCCGTGGCGGCGGTCGGCCCGCTGCACGAGAGCCTCGCCGCGCTCCTCGACGACCGGATCGCCGCCTACCGGACGGAACGCGGCGTGATCCTGGCGATCTCCATCGGCGGCTTTCTGCTGGCCCTCTGGTGCGCGGCCGCCGTGCTGTGGCGGATGAGCAACGACGTGCGGCAGAACGTGGCGGCCGTCTCCGCGATCGCCGCCGCCGATCTGGAGCCACGGCCGGTGCCCACCGGCAAGGACGAGATGGGTGACATCGGCCGCGCGCTGGAGGTGGCCCGTTGCCGGCTCGCCGAGCAGGAGGCCGCGCTCGCCGGCGCCGCGCAGGCCCGTGAGCAGCAACTGAAGGCGGGGTTCCTGCACCAGAGGCAGGCGGAGGCACAGTTCCGCCGGCGTACCCAGGAAGTGATCGACGAATCCACCGGGGTGATCGCCGACGAGTTGCGGCAGGTGCAGGACAAGGTCGGCGAGGTGACCGGCGCGTCGGATCTGATCGACGAGCGGATCAGCGACGCGGACGACGCCACGAGGGCCATCGTGCGGCAGGCCCAGGACGCCGAGCACGTGATCGCCTCGCTGGAGGAGAGCCTGCGCCGGGTGGCCGAGACGGCGGCGCTGGTCACCGGCATCGCGGGCCAGACCCGGCTGCTCGCCTTGAACGCGACGATCGAGGCGGCGCGGGCCGGTGATCTCGGGTACGGCTTCACGGTCGTGGCCGACGAGGTGAAGCAGCTCGCCAACCACACCGCCGAGTCGACCGACCAGATCACCCGGACGATCGACGATCTGAAGAGCGACACCACGGCGATGGCCCGGACCATCACCACGATGATCGAGGGGATCGCCGGGGTGGGTGACGCGGCCACCTCACTGCGATCGGTCGCCGCCGACCAGGGCCGGCTCATGGACCGGCTGGCCGAGCAGATGGCCGCCACGCTGGGCCGGATCGAGGACATGGCCGGGCTGGCCGGGAGCCTGGAACGCCGCGAGCACGACCGGATCGCGGCGGCCGGCCGGGTCGTCCTCACCCGGCCGGGCATCGCCCCGGTGGAGGCGGTGCTGGTGAACGTCTCCGCCGGTGGCCTGCGCTGCCAGGTGCCGGACAGCCGGCAGTTCGACGAGGGTCACGACCTGAAGGTGCAGCTGGACAGCGGTGGCGAGCATCTGGAACTGGTGGCGCGGGTGGTGAACAGGGACGGCCCGGAGATCGGCCTCCAGTTCATGATCACGGATGAGGGGCTGGCCGAGCGGCTGGTGTCGTTCGCTGATCGATTGATGTCCACCGACTGA
- a CDS encoding oxygenase MpaB family protein, with protein MTTTTPTRFGLDRAWSEKAARPLRLVAGPDATPSADELAALAAGLNRRDDLADALVRSMRPADVHRIFASGSLDELGDLYTAVQRKPGWVDDDLVRQGAEACRTFGMDAGLVLAYGSLLGGYRTAAALEPLVRTGRLAGGETLRRIKETSIWWRAVTAPGGLEPGAAGFRLTLHVRLMHALLNARLEADPTWDHELRGLPINQYDQASTLGVFSTSFLLHLRLLGVRVSGADAAAVMHLWSYVGWLMGVDEQWLPHTERRGRRLLYHFLSNDPPPDANSTALARALIHMADDVPGWRGTYERERALSVSCWLLGPAAMRDLGLPYRLPWYGLGRILANLVVSHGVGRLPGGRSYLLNRSERQAQAQFSRWTSIDQRTTPAARPAPHP; from the coding sequence ATGACCACGACGACGCCCACGAGGTTCGGCCTGGACCGGGCGTGGTCCGAGAAGGCCGCCCGCCCGCTGCGCCTGGTGGCCGGCCCGGACGCCACGCCGAGCGCCGATGAGCTGGCCGCCCTGGCCGCCGGGCTGAACCGCCGCGACGACCTCGCCGACGCGCTGGTCCGGTCGATGAGGCCGGCCGACGTGCACCGGATCTTCGCGTCCGGATCGCTGGACGAGCTCGGCGACCTCTACACGGCCGTCCAGCGCAAGCCCGGCTGGGTCGACGACGACCTGGTGCGCCAGGGCGCCGAGGCCTGCCGGACGTTCGGGATGGACGCCGGGCTGGTCCTCGCGTACGGCTCCCTGCTCGGCGGCTACCGCACCGCCGCGGCCCTCGAACCGCTGGTGCGCACCGGGCGGCTGGCCGGTGGCGAGACGCTGCGCCGGATCAAGGAGACGTCGATCTGGTGGCGGGCCGTGACCGCGCCGGGCGGCCTCGAACCGGGCGCCGCGGGATTCCGGCTCACCCTGCACGTCCGGCTCATGCACGCCCTGCTCAACGCGCGGCTGGAAGCGGATCCGACCTGGGACCACGAGCTGCGCGGCCTGCCGATCAACCAGTATGACCAGGCCAGCACCCTCGGCGTCTTCAGCACCAGTTTCCTGCTGCACCTGCGGCTGCTCGGCGTCCGCGTCTCCGGTGCCGACGCCGCGGCCGTCATGCACCTGTGGAGCTACGTCGGCTGGCTCATGGGCGTCGACGAACAGTGGCTGCCGCACACCGAACGCCGCGGCCGCCGCCTCCTCTACCACTTCCTGTCGAACGATCCGCCGCCGGACGCCAACAGCACGGCCCTGGCCCGGGCGCTCATCCACATGGCCGACGACGTTCCCGGGTGGCGCGGCACGTACGAACGGGAGCGGGCGCTCTCGGTCAGCTGCTGGCTGCTCGGACCGGCCGCGATGCGCGATCTAGGGTTGCCGTACCGGCTCCCCTGGTACGGGCTCGGGCGCATCCTCGCCAACCTGGTGGTCAGCCACGGCGTGGGGCGGCTGCCGGGCGGGCGGTCGTACCTGCTGAACCGCAGCGAACGCCAGGCGCAGGCCCAGTTCAGTCGGTGGACATCAATCGATCAGCGAACGACACCAGCCGCTCGGCCAGCCCCTCATCCGTGA
- a CDS encoding PEP/pyruvate-binding domain-containing protein — MRSAKEEGLIVLRDLGLPVPPWRAIPPGGTPDRNLGDELGGRVSVRSGAAVSMPGMMDTVLDVRSDQLADAVRTVAASWDSPRAVTYRELHGIPHDLGTWVIVQTMVFGDRDDDSFSGVAFSRDPNTGAPGLFGEVARRARGDVVVAGESPTLPLGELPSPIREELRAALRRLERHYRDVCHVEFTVDAGRLWFLQVRPGGLAAAAVVRVAVDLADEGVIDHADAVLRVRPSHVRAARTEMIGFGHGLEIIAKGRGASPGVAAGRIAVSADRAVRMASDGPVVLVRTHTSPLDMHGLAAAAGVVTVQGGPASHAAVVARSMGKPAVVRAAIEVGSAEVRAGQRVIAEGTLVTIDGSTGEIVLGRAPITSRHADDHLRRLREWSDRGPGDPASASGR, encoded by the coding sequence GTGAGGTCGGCCAAGGAGGAGGGCCTGATCGTCCTGCGCGATCTCGGCCTGCCGGTGCCGCCGTGGCGGGCCATCCCGCCGGGAGGGACGCCGGACCGGAACCTCGGCGACGAGCTGGGCGGACGGGTGTCGGTGCGGTCCGGCGCGGCCGTCTCGATGCCGGGCATGATGGACACCGTCCTCGACGTCCGCAGTGATCAGCTGGCCGACGCCGTCCGCACGGTGGCGGCCTCCTGGGACAGCCCGCGTGCCGTCACCTACCGCGAGCTGCACGGCATCCCCCACGACCTCGGCACCTGGGTGATCGTGCAGACCATGGTCTTCGGCGACCGGGACGACGACAGTTTCTCCGGGGTGGCGTTCAGCCGGGACCCGAACACCGGCGCGCCGGGGTTGTTCGGGGAGGTGGCGCGGCGGGCGCGGGGTGACGTGGTGGTCGCCGGGGAGTCGCCGACGCTGCCGCTCGGCGAGCTGCCTTCCCCGATCCGTGAAGAGCTGCGGGCCGCCCTGCGCCGGCTGGAGCGGCATTACCGGGACGTCTGCCACGTCGAGTTCACGGTGGACGCCGGGAGACTCTGGTTCCTGCAGGTGCGGCCCGGTGGGCTGGCCGCCGCCGCGGTGGTCCGGGTCGCCGTCGACCTCGCCGACGAAGGCGTGATCGACCACGCGGACGCTGTGCTGCGGGTGCGGCCCTCGCACGTGCGGGCCGCTCGTACAGAAATGATTGGTTTCGGACATGGGCTCGAGATAATCGCCAAAGGCAGGGGCGCCAGCCCCGGTGTCGCCGCCGGACGGATCGCGGTGAGTGCGGATCGGGCCGTGCGGATGGCGTCGGACGGGCCCGTCGTGCTGGTCAGAACGCATACATCACCGCTCGACATGCACGGATTGGCCGCTGCCGCCGGGGTCGTCACCGTGCAGGGAGGACCGGCCAGCCACGCCGCGGTGGTGGCCCGTTCGATGGGGAAACCCGCGGTGGTCCGCGCGGCGATCGAGGTCGGGTCTGCCGAGGTACGAGCAGGGCAGCGCGTCATCGCCGAGGGAACCCTCGTCACCATCGACGGCTCCACCGGGGAGATCGTCCTCGGGCGTGCGCCGATCACTTCCAGACACGCCGACGATCACCTGCGGCGACTCAGGGAGTGGTCGGACCGAGGACCAGGAGATCCGGCGTCGGCGTCAGGTCGATGA
- a CDS encoding transcriptional regulator — translation MSDVLHTLRCIGFAELPRVAHAAGLSDADTESELIDLAVEGLVTREFGGWGLTDVGRAEDARRTGAGLDATGEREAVTRAYERFLVLNPELLDLCSAWQLNDHTDPEHDERIIRRFEDLDARAGAVLAGLSRFGRYRVRLTAALTEVRNGHREHLADSLESYHVIWFQLHEDLLATLGIPR, via the coding sequence ATGAGCGACGTCCTGCACACCCTTCGCTGCATCGGTTTCGCCGAGCTGCCCCGGGTGGCACACGCCGCCGGCCTCAGCGACGCCGACACCGAGTCCGAGCTCATCGACCTCGCCGTGGAAGGGCTGGTCACCCGCGAGTTCGGTGGCTGGGGCCTGACCGATGTGGGCCGGGCCGAGGACGCTCGCCGGACCGGCGCCGGACTCGACGCGACGGGAGAGCGGGAGGCGGTCACCCGGGCGTACGAACGATTCCTGGTCCTCAATCCCGAGTTGCTCGACCTCTGCTCGGCCTGGCAGTTGAACGACCACACCGATCCGGAGCACGACGAACGGATCATCCGCCGCTTCGAGGACCTGGACGCCCGGGCCGGCGCGGTCCTGGCGGGACTGTCCCGGTTCGGGCGCTACCGCGTACGCCTGACCGCAGCCCTCACCGAGGTCAGAAACGGTCATCGGGAGCACCTGGCGGACAGCCTGGAGTCGTACCACGTGATCTGGTTCCAGCTCCACGAAGATCTCCTGGCGACGCTCGGGATCCCCCGGTGA
- a CDS encoding TetR/AcrR family transcriptional regulator, giving the protein MSILVGMVRLTRVQQQARTRSVVLAAAADEFREHGFADAKIDRIAARADLTRGAVYSNFPSKRALYLAVLLDAMPAPFQDLQNAPEDAAAEFARAWLDRLPLAGDSPADGRLRSQSLASVFEDEPGRTALTGIAHLEALLLATVLDHSVRRTALLLTMLHGARELARSAPGFGDPFDVVAACRHLAAMDVPGGWDPPYLPFVAPAAQVRAPWTPPEGLTDALTGRPADLTGDGLVTVLGSARLTAAEEAVRSRERATIAVVTADPAETGALIRLRIAELTGCLPKATFPFQLVFDERGMIAAAVEAEVDDSTQMAVRISGGRIVARASGRGAAYAVTREDR; this is encoded by the coding sequence GTGAGTATCCTGGTGGGCATGGTCCGGCTCACCAGGGTGCAACAGCAGGCCCGCACGCGTTCAGTAGTGCTCGCGGCGGCCGCCGACGAGTTCCGCGAGCACGGCTTCGCGGATGCCAAAATCGATCGGATAGCGGCGCGGGCCGACCTCACGCGCGGGGCTGTTTACTCGAATTTCCCCAGCAAGAGGGCCCTCTATCTAGCGGTGCTGCTCGATGCGATGCCTGCGCCATTCCAAGATCTCCAGAATGCCCCAGAGGACGCCGCCGCGGAGTTCGCCCGCGCCTGGCTGGACCGCCTCCCGTTGGCAGGTGACTCGCCCGCCGACGGGAGGCTGCGGTCCCAGTCGCTCGCCAGCGTCTTCGAGGACGAGCCAGGGCGGACCGCATTGACCGGAATAGCCCATCTGGAGGCGCTGCTCCTGGCTACAGTTCTGGATCATTCGGTACGCCGGACAGCGCTGCTCTTGACGATGCTTCACGGCGCGCGAGAACTGGCCCGGTCGGCGCCCGGGTTCGGTGACCCGTTCGATGTGGTGGCCGCCTGCCGCCATCTGGCCGCGATGGACGTCCCGGGCGGCTGGGATCCGCCCTACCTGCCGTTCGTCGCGCCGGCGGCGCAGGTCCGGGCTCCCTGGACACCCCCGGAAGGCCTGACCGACGCCCTGACCGGCCGCCCCGCCGACCTGACCGGCGACGGCCTCGTGACAGTCCTCGGATCCGCTCGCCTGACAGCGGCCGAGGAGGCGGTCCGTTCCCGTGAACGCGCCACGATCGCGGTGGTGACCGCCGACCCCGCCGAGACCGGCGCACTGATCAGGCTGAGGATCGCTGAACTGACCGGTTGTCTGCCGAAGGCGACCTTCCCGTTCCAGCTGGTCTTCGACGAGCGGGGCATGATCGCCGCAGCGGTCGAGGCGGAGGTGGACGACAGCACGCAGATGGCGGTCCGCATCAGCGGCGGCCGGATCGTGGCCAGGGCGAGCGGCCGGGGCGCGGCCTACGCGGTGACACGGGAGGACCGATGA
- a CDS encoding S1C family serine protease, which yields MDTGSGAARPSGGGWVTWVGIAVAAVLGAVVGGVAVSSNEQTAAGSPGAVPLPGTAETCAATGVADAVLPSVVTISATNGQAGGTGSGEIIRSEGYILTNNHVISLAADGGQVSVLFNDGRTVPAVITGRDPKSDLAVIKVDGQSNLPVIAFGKSEDVQVGQPVVALGAPLGLSNTVTSGIVSALDRTIEVPGDDGQTALLVSAVQTDAAINPGNSGGALVNCAGELIGVPSAGASIPDSSGGSSSGDIGLGFAIPVDHAKAVSDEIIDTGTVTHAFFGFSLITVPATQNQPGGVYVRSVVPNGPAAQAGIQPGDIITSIDGSPVSSTNDIAAVTLTKNPGDIVKVDYTRNGKTGSAQVKLGAQQ from the coding sequence ATGGATACCGGTAGCGGGGCGGCGCGCCCCTCCGGCGGGGGCTGGGTCACGTGGGTGGGTATAGCGGTCGCAGCCGTGCTCGGGGCTGTGGTGGGAGGGGTCGCGGTCTCGTCGAACGAGCAGACGGCGGCGGGTAGTCCAGGGGCTGTGCCGTTGCCGGGGACCGCGGAGACCTGTGCGGCGACCGGTGTGGCGGATGCGGTGCTGCCGAGCGTCGTGACGATCTCGGCGACGAACGGGCAGGCCGGCGGGACCGGATCGGGGGAGATCATCCGGTCGGAGGGGTACATCCTCACCAACAACCACGTGATCTCGCTGGCTGCGGACGGCGGGCAGGTCAGTGTGCTGTTCAACGACGGGCGGACCGTGCCTGCCGTGATCACCGGGCGCGACCCCAAGTCGGACCTCGCAGTGATCAAGGTGGATGGGCAGTCGAACCTTCCGGTGATCGCTTTCGGTAAGTCCGAGGACGTCCAGGTGGGCCAGCCGGTGGTGGCGCTGGGTGCGCCGCTGGGCCTGTCGAACACGGTCACGTCCGGGATCGTCAGCGCGCTGGACCGGACGATCGAGGTTCCGGGTGACGACGGGCAGACGGCGCTGCTGGTCTCGGCCGTGCAGACCGACGCGGCGATCAACCCGGGTAACAGTGGTGGCGCACTGGTGAACTGCGCGGGCGAGCTGATCGGTGTGCCGTCGGCGGGCGCCAGCATCCCGGACTCGTCGGGTGGCAGCAGCAGCGGCGACATCGGCCTGGGCTTCGCCATTCCGGTCGACCACGCCAAGGCGGTCTCCGACGAGATCATCGACACCGGGACGGTCACGCACGCGTTCTTCGGGTTCAGCCTGATCACGGTTCCGGCGACGCAGAATCAGCCGGGCGGCGTCTACGTCCGGTCGGTGGTGCCGAACGGCCCCGCCGCGCAGGCCGGCATCCAGCCCGGCGACATCATCACGTCGATCGACGGCAGCCCGGTCTCCTCGACGAACGACATCGCGGCGGTGACGCTGACGAAGAACCCCGGCGACATCGTCAAGGTCGACTACACGCGGAACGGCAAGACCGGTTCCGCACAGGTCAAACTCGGAGCGCAGCAGTAG
- a CDS encoding IS256 family transposase — protein MTVTIDATVDTSAVAKKKDPATTPEGVDAELVGQLVEQARAAGLQLTGEGGLLQQLTKRVIEAALDGEITDHLGYEKHDPAGKDGGNSRNGTRAKTVLTDVGPVEITVPRDRDASFEPQIVKKRQRRLTGVEDMVLSLSAKGLTTGEISAHLAEVYGADVSRQTISTITDKVIDGMAEWQNRPLDRVYPVIFLDAINVKIRDGKVANRPIYVALAVTAEGTRDILGLWAGDGGEGAKFWFSVCTELKNRGVEDVLMAVCDGLTGLPDAINTVWPKTVVQTCVVHLLRNSFKYAGRQHYDAIAKALKPVYTAPTEQAAEQRFLEFAEAWGERYPAIVRLWENAWAEFVPFLAFDAEIRKVVCSTNAIESVNARIRRAVRARGHFPNEQAALKCVYLAVMALDPTGAGRRRWTIRWKPALNAFDLAFEGRLTAGRN, from the coding sequence ATGACCGTGACGATCGATGCCACCGTGGATACTTCGGCGGTGGCCAAGAAGAAGGATCCGGCAACCACCCCGGAAGGCGTGGATGCCGAGCTAGTCGGCCAGCTGGTCGAGCAGGCCCGCGCAGCGGGCCTGCAACTGACCGGCGAAGGCGGTCTGCTGCAGCAGTTGACCAAGCGAGTGATCGAAGCCGCCCTCGATGGTGAGATCACCGATCACCTCGGCTATGAGAAACACGACCCGGCCGGCAAAGACGGCGGCAACTCCCGTAACGGGACCCGGGCCAAGACCGTGCTGACCGATGTCGGCCCGGTCGAGATCACCGTGCCGCGCGATCGCGACGCCTCGTTCGAGCCGCAGATCGTCAAGAAGCGGCAACGTCGGCTGACTGGTGTCGAGGACATGGTCCTGTCGCTGTCGGCGAAAGGCCTGACCACCGGGGAGATCAGCGCTCACCTGGCCGAGGTCTATGGCGCCGACGTCTCGCGCCAGACGATCTCCACGATCACCGATAAGGTCATCGACGGCATGGCCGAGTGGCAGAACCGGCCCCTCGACAGGGTCTATCCGGTGATCTTCCTGGACGCGATCAACGTCAAGATCCGCGACGGCAAAGTCGCCAACCGGCCCATCTACGTCGCCCTCGCGGTCACCGCCGAGGGCACCCGCGACATCCTCGGGCTCTGGGCTGGCGACGGCGGCGAAGGCGCCAAGTTCTGGTTCAGCGTGTGCACCGAGCTCAAGAACCGTGGTGTCGAGGACGTGCTGATGGCCGTCTGCGACGGCCTGACCGGGCTGCCTGACGCGATCAACACCGTCTGGCCGAAGACCGTGGTCCAGACCTGCGTGGTGCACCTGCTGCGCAACTCGTTCAAATACGCCGGCCGCCAGCACTACGACGCCATCGCCAAGGCACTCAAGCCGGTCTACACCGCACCGACCGAGCAGGCTGCCGAGCAGCGCTTCCTGGAGTTCGCTGAGGCCTGGGGCGAGCGATATCCGGCGATCGTCCGGCTCTGGGAGAACGCCTGGGCCGAGTTCGTGCCGTTCCTCGCGTTCGACGCCGAAATCCGTAAGGTCGTCTGCTCCACCAACGCGATCGAGAGCGTGAACGCCCGCATCCGCCGCGCCGTCCGGGCCCGCGGGCACTTCCCGAACGAGCAGGCCGCCCTGAAATGCGTCTACCTGGCCGTGATGGCCCTGGACCCGACCGGCGCTGGCCGCCGCCGCTGGACCATCCGCTGGAAACCCGCCCTCAACGCCTTCGACCTCGCCTTCGAAGGACGGCTCACCGCAGGCCGCAACTAA
- a CDS encoding GNAT family N-acetyltransferase: MELTTWYLEQTDAAQIRAGREPAEPVEIRRAEVPSPEFSRFLYTAVGGDWFWTDRLPWTWQQWHDWLAAPGVETWVAWVRGTPAGYIELDGRAPEEVEIAYFGLLPQFAGLGIGGHLLTEGLRRAWAQGSPTRRVWVHTCSLDGPAALANYRARGMTLYRTDVTPRTSTAETPGPWPGARDA, translated from the coding sequence GTGGAGCTGACTACCTGGTACTTGGAACAGACCGACGCCGCGCAGATCCGGGCCGGGCGGGAGCCGGCGGAACCGGTGGAGATCCGGCGGGCGGAGGTGCCGAGCCCGGAGTTCAGCCGGTTCCTGTACACGGCGGTGGGCGGGGACTGGTTCTGGACGGACCGGCTGCCGTGGACGTGGCAGCAGTGGCACGACTGGCTGGCGGCGCCGGGCGTGGAGACGTGGGTGGCGTGGGTACGCGGAACACCCGCCGGCTACATCGAGCTCGACGGCCGGGCGCCGGAAGAGGTGGAGATCGCCTATTTCGGGCTGCTGCCACAGTTCGCGGGGCTCGGCATCGGCGGTCACCTGCTCACCGAGGGCCTGCGCAGGGCGTGGGCGCAGGGGTCGCCGACCCGCCGGGTGTGGGTGCACACGTGCAGCCTGGACGGACCGGCGGCGCTGGCGAACTACCGGGCGCGGGGCATGACCCTCTACCGCACCGATGTCACGCCTCGCACGAGCACGGCGGAAACCCCGGGTCCGTGGCCGGGGGCACGCGACGCCTAA
- a CDS encoding GNAT family N-acetyltransferase, translating to MTTLTPGYRLADGPPSLDAYLALRIDSGLTPPSREQAAAGLGGAWAAVHVIHEESGATVGMGRVLGDGGWYFHIIDMAVSPDHQRRGLGDAVLTALLERIRRDAPAGAYVNLLADPPGRRLYERHGFRETAPHSLGMARRLG from the coding sequence ATGACCACGCTGACGCCGGGGTACCGGCTGGCCGACGGACCGCCCTCGCTCGACGCCTATCTGGCGCTGCGCATCGACTCCGGCCTCACCCCGCCCTCCCGGGAGCAGGCCGCGGCCGGGCTCGGCGGCGCCTGGGCGGCGGTGCACGTGATCCACGAGGAGTCCGGCGCGACCGTCGGCATGGGCCGCGTGCTCGGCGACGGCGGCTGGTACTTCCACATCATCGACATGGCCGTCTCGCCCGATCACCAGCGCCGCGGGCTCGGCGACGCCGTGCTGACGGCCCTGCTCGAACGGATCCGCCGGGATGCTCCGGCCGGGGCGTACGTGAACCTGCTCGCCGATCCTCCCGGGCGTCGCCTCTATGAACGGCACGGGTTCCGGGAGACCGCGCCGCACTCGCTCGGGATGGCTCGCCGACTCGGTTAG
- a CDS encoding FAD:protein FMN transferase, with product MGTAVSIELADSEDSGLVDLVCSWFHEVDARFSTYKPDSEVCRFRDGALKLQDASPDLRLVLDRCADLWRETDGYFDAYAGGALDPSGYVKGWSVEVASRKLAEAGSRRHYINAGGDIRMRGSGPSGRPWRVGVRHPWEADKLSWVLELADGAVATSGTYERGAHVYDPRTGKPATGLRSVTVTGPDLAVADAYATAALAMGETGLSWLAKRVAEGYESAAVTDDGRAYTSPGLPIAR from the coding sequence ATGGGTACGGCGGTCAGTATCGAGCTGGCCGACTCGGAGGACTCCGGCTTGGTCGATCTGGTGTGTTCGTGGTTTCACGAGGTCGATGCCCGCTTCAGCACCTACAAGCCGGACAGTGAGGTCTGCCGCTTCCGCGACGGCGCCCTGAAACTCCAGGACGCCTCACCGGACCTGCGGCTCGTCCTCGACCGCTGCGCCGACCTGTGGCGTGAGACCGACGGCTACTTCGACGCGTACGCCGGCGGCGCCCTCGACCCGTCCGGCTACGTCAAGGGCTGGTCCGTCGAGGTGGCGTCGCGCAAACTCGCCGAGGCCGGCTCGCGGCGGCACTACATCAACGCCGGCGGCGACATCCGGATGCGCGGCTCCGGCCCGTCCGGCCGGCCGTGGCGGGTCGGCGTCCGGCACCCGTGGGAGGCGGACAAGCTGAGCTGGGTGCTCGAACTCGCCGACGGCGCGGTCGCCACCTCCGGGACGTACGAGCGGGGGGCGCACGTCTACGACCCGCGCACCGGCAAGCCGGCCACCGGCCTCCGATCGGTCACCGTGACCGGCCCCGATCTGGCCGTGGCGGACGCCTATGCGACGGCTGCCCTGGCGATGGGCGAGACGGGGCTGTCCTGGCTGGCCAAGCGGGTGGCCGAGGGCTACGAGTCGGCGGCCGTCACCGATGACGGCCGGGCGTACACCTCCCCGGGCCTTCCCATCGCCAGGTGA